One window from the genome of Amphiprion ocellaris isolate individual 3 ecotype Okinawa chromosome 23, ASM2253959v1, whole genome shotgun sequence encodes:
- the usp12b gene encoding ubiquitin carboxyl-terminal hydrolase 12, with protein sequence MEILMTVRKIASICTMGANASALEKEIGPEQFPVNEHYFGLVNFGNTCYCNSVLQALYFCRPFREKVLAYKVQPRRKESLLTCLADLFNSIATQKKKVGVIPPKKFISRLRKENELFDNYMQQDAHEFLNYLLNTIADLLQEEKSQERQQNGKLVQNGGGGGGGGGGGGGGGGGAGSDGGGGGEGESGKETQQTWVHEIFQGTLTNETRCLNCEAVSSKDEDFLDLSVDVEQNTSITHCLRGFSNTETLCSEYKYYCEQCRSKQEAQKRMRVKKLPMILALHLKRFKYMDQLHRYTKLSYRVVFPLELRLFNTSGDATNPDRMYDLVAVVVHCGSGPNRGHYITIVKSHGFWLLFDDDIVEKIDAQAIEEFYGLTSDISKNSESGYILFYQSRD encoded by the exons ATGGAAATACTGATGACAGTCCGAAAGATCGCCTCGATTTGTACGATG gGCGCCAATGCCTCTGCCTTGGAAAAGGAGATTGGACCGGAACAGTTTCCCGTAAATGAGCACTACTTTGGACTGGTCAAT TTTGGCAACACCTGCTACTGTAACTCAGTGCTGCAGGCTCTGTACTTCTGTCGACCGTTCAGGGAGAAGGTGCTGGCATACAAG GTGCAGCCTCGTAGGAAGGAGTCCCTCCTTACCTGTCTAGCTGACCTTTTCAACAGCATCGccacacagaagaagaaagtcGGCGTCATCCCTCCCAAGAAGTTCATCTCCCGGCTGAGAAAAGAAAATG AGCTGTTTGACAACTACATGCAGCAGGACGCCCACGAATTCCTCAACTACCTCCTCAACACTATCGCAGACCTGCTCCAGGAGGAGAAGAGTCAGGAGCGACAGCAGAACGGAAAACTGGTCCAgaacggaggaggaggaggaggaggaggaggaggaggtggaggtggaggaggaggagcagggagtgatgggggaggaggaggagaaggagaaagtgGAAAGGAGACGCAGCAGACTTGGGTCCACGAGATCTTTCAAGGAACGCTGACCAACGAGACGCGCTGCCTCAACTGTGAAGCT GTGAGCAGTAAAGACGAGGACTTCCTGGATCTGTCAGTGGACGTGGAGCAGAACACGTCGATCACACACTGTCTCAG GGGCTTCAGCAACACAGAGACATTATGTAGTGAGTACAAGTACTACTGTGAGCAATGTCGCAGCAAGCAAGAAGCCCAGAAAAG GATGAGGGTAAAGAAGCTGCCGATGATCCTCGCCCTCCACTTGAAGCGCTTTAAATACATGGACCAGCTGCACCGCTACACCAAACTGTCCTATCGTGTCGTCTTCCCCCTGGAGCTCCGCCTCTTCAACACGTCTGGGGACGCCACCAACCCCGACCGCATGTACGACCTGGTGGCCGTCGTTGTACACTGTGGCAG TGGTCCGAACCGTGGACACTACATCACCATCGTCAAGAGCCATGGCTTCTGGCTGCTGTTCGATGACGACATTGTAGAG AAAATTGATGCGCAGGCGATTGAGGAATTCTACGGTCTGACATCGGACATTTCCAAGAACTCTGAATCAGGATACATCCTGTTCTACCAGTCCAGAGACTGA